The following coding sequences are from one Nicotiana tabacum cultivar K326 chromosome 1, ASM71507v2, whole genome shotgun sequence window:
- the LOC107826114 gene encoding vacuolar protein sorting-associated protein 32 homolog 1, with protein sequence MFPRLFGKPKQETNALATLDKLNETLEMLEKKEKVLLKKAAGEVEKAKEFTRAKNKRAAIQCLKRKRLYEQQIEQLGNFQLRIHDQMIMLEGAKATTETVDALRTGAAAMKAMQKATNIDDVDKTMDEINEQTENMKMIQEALSTPIGSAADFDEDELEAELEELEGAELEEQLLQPATTAPVAPINVPAGRQQVRPAAQKTEEDELAALQAEMAL encoded by the exons atgttTCCCCGACTCTTTGGAAAACCTAAACAAGAAACAAATGCTCTAGCTACGCTAGACAAGTTAAACGAG ACTCTTGAGATGCTTGAGAAAAAGGAGAAAGTTTTACTTAAGAAGGCTGCTGGTGAGGTTGAAAAAGCAAAGGAATTTACTAGAGCAAAAAACAAAAGGG ctGCAATACAATGTTTGAAAAGGAAAAGGCTTTATGAGCAGCAAATTGAGCAGCTTGGAAACTTTCAATTGCGTATTCATGATCAG ATGATAATGTTAGAAGGTGCAAAAGCAACAACGGAGACTGTTGATGCTTTAAGAACTGGAGCAGCTGCTATGAAAGCTATGCAGAAGGCAAC GAATATTGATGATGTCGACAAAACCATGGATGAGATCAACGAGCAAACAGAGAATATGAAAATGATTCAGGAAGCATTGTCAACACCAATTGGTTCAGCTGCTGATTTTGATGAA GATGAGTTGGAGGCAGAACTTGAAGAACTGGAAGGAGCTGAGTTGGAGGAGCAGCTCCTTCAGCCAGCTACAACCGCTCCTGTCGCGCCAATTAATGTACCTGCTGGTAGGCAACAAGTGCGTCCTGCTGCTCAGAAGACAGAAGAAGATGAGCTTGCTGCTTTGCAGGCTGAAATGGCTCTTTGA
- the LOC142180047 gene encoding transcription factor RAX1-like: MGRTPCCDKTKVKRGQWSPEEDEILKNYLLKHGTTAGNWITLPHRAGLKRCGKSCRLRWLNYLRPDIKLGNFTQEEDNIICSLYTQLGSRWSVIASKLPGRTDNDVKNHWNTKLKKLLATNANPTRNFDDSKQVFHSSSMVPKEEEEQAAYSPIQFPFPNWESAGVSSHILNNNKSMVQHDQKQFPLPRLSQDYSKISTSREESMSFGSSSVAMHENVDLAWFNTFEGFPIDDEIMGAGLWTHQSVLEDIDFPVTFS, translated from the exons ATGGGAAGGACACCTTGTTGTGACAAGACAAAAGTGAAAAGAGGACAATGGtctcctgaggaagatgaaattCTCAAGAATTACCTACTCAAACATGGCACTACTGCTGGCAATTGGATTACCCTTCCTCACAGAGCTg GCCTAAAGCGTTGTGGCAAGAGTTGCCGGTTAAGATGGCTTAATTATTTGAGACCAGATATCAAACTTGGAAATTTTACACAAGAGGAAGACAACATTATATGCTCTCTCTATACTCAACTTGGAAGCAG ATGGTCTGTTATAGCATCTAAGCTACCAGGAAGAACAGACAATGATGTAAAAAATCACTGGAACACCAAATTGAAGAAGTTACTAGCAACTAATGCAAACCCCACAAGGAACTTTGATGATAGCAAACAAGTTTTTCATTCCTCATCAATGGTaccaaaagaggaagaagaacaaGCAGCCTATTCTCCAATACAATTTCCATTTCCAAATTGGGAGTCTGCTGGAGTCAGTAGTCATattctcaataataacaaaagcaTGGTTCAACATGACCAAAAACAATTCCCTCTTCCAAGACTCAGTCAAGACTACTCCAAGATTTCGACTTCTCGAGAAGAATCAATGAGTTTTGGATCTTCATCAGTTGCAATGCATGAGAATGTTGATCTAGCTTGGTTTAATACATTTGAGGGGTTTCCAATTGATGATGAAATTATGGGTGCAGGCTTGTGGACTCATCAATCAGTTCTTGAAGATATTGATTTTCCAGTCACTTTCAGCTGA